In Burkholderia contaminans, the following proteins share a genomic window:
- a CDS encoding ammonium transporter, giving the protein MVGLKSGIDTLFLLIGAVMVLAMHAGFAFLELGTVRKKNQVNALVKILVDFSVSTLAYFFIGYTIAYGVEFFDDIGTLSQHSGYALVRFFFLLTFAAAIPAIVSGGIAERAKFNPQLVATLIIVGFIYPFFEGIAWNERFGVQAWLTHAFGAPFHDFAGSVVVHAFGGWVALPAVLLLGARHGRYAKDGRIAAHPPSNIPFLALGAWVLAVGWFGFNVMSAQTLDKISGLVAVNSLMAMVGGTLAAWMAGRNDPGFTYNGPLAGLVAVCAGSDVMHPIGALVTGAAAGALFVAMFTCVQNKWRIDDVLGVWPLHGMCGALGGLAAGVFGLPALGGLGGVSFLSQLVGTLGGIAIATAGGTLVYGALKATVGLRLDREAEFDGADLSIHRISATPERD; this is encoded by the coding sequence ATGGTTGGTCTGAAATCCGGCATCGACACACTGTTCCTGTTGATCGGCGCCGTCATGGTGCTCGCGATGCACGCGGGCTTTGCATTTCTCGAACTTGGCACGGTCCGCAAGAAGAACCAGGTCAACGCGCTCGTGAAGATCCTGGTCGACTTCTCGGTGTCGACGCTCGCGTATTTCTTCATCGGCTACACGATCGCGTACGGCGTCGAGTTCTTCGACGACATCGGCACGCTGTCGCAGCACAGCGGCTACGCGCTCGTGCGCTTCTTCTTCCTGCTGACCTTCGCGGCGGCGATTCCCGCGATCGTGTCCGGCGGCATCGCCGAGCGTGCGAAGTTCAATCCGCAGCTCGTCGCGACGCTGATCATCGTCGGCTTCATCTATCCGTTCTTCGAAGGGATCGCCTGGAACGAGCGCTTCGGCGTGCAGGCCTGGCTCACGCACGCGTTCGGTGCGCCGTTCCATGATTTCGCGGGCTCCGTCGTCGTGCACGCGTTCGGCGGCTGGGTCGCGCTGCCCGCCGTGCTGCTGCTCGGCGCGCGCCATGGCCGCTATGCGAAGGACGGCCGGATCGCCGCGCACCCGCCGTCGAACATCCCGTTCCTCGCGCTCGGCGCGTGGGTGCTCGCGGTAGGCTGGTTCGGCTTCAACGTGATGAGCGCGCAGACGCTCGACAAGATCAGCGGCCTCGTCGCCGTGAACTCGCTGATGGCGATGGTCGGCGGCACGCTCGCCGCGTGGATGGCCGGCCGCAACGACCCGGGCTTCACGTACAACGGGCCGCTCGCGGGCCTCGTCGCCGTGTGCGCCGGCTCCGACGTGATGCACCCGATCGGCGCGCTCGTCACGGGCGCCGCGGCCGGCGCGCTGTTCGTCGCGATGTTCACCTGCGTGCAGAACAAGTGGCGCATCGACGACGTGCTCGGCGTGTGGCCGCTGCACGGCATGTGCGGCGCGCTCGGCGGCCTCGCGGCCGGCGTGTTCGGCCTGCCCGCGCTCGGCGGCCTCGGCGGCGTGTCGTTCCTGTCGCAGCTCGTCGGCACGCTCGGCGGCATCGCGATCGCGACCGCGGGCGGCACGCTCGTCTACGGCGCGCTGAAAGCGACCGTCGGGCTGCGCCTCGACCGCGAAGCCGAGTTCGACGGCGCGGACCTGTCGATCCACCGCATCTCGGCAACGCCCGAACGCGATTGA
- a CDS encoding ABC transporter ATP-binding protein has translation MNLLELDDLCLAYDTPHGRRTVVDGLSLALPRGDIGCLLGASGCGKTTVLRAIAGFEPVRMGRIVLDGVPVAAPSLDVPPERRRIGMMFQDYALFPHLSAADNVAFGLRRMPKAERRLRVAEMLELVGLADSGGAYPHELSGGQQQRVALARALAPSPELLLLDEPFSNLDVDTRERLAFELRDILKRTGHTAILVTHNQAEAFAIADRIGVMKDGQLAQWDTPYALHHHPASPFVADFVRRDALADERARALARGR, from the coding sequence GTGAACCTGCTCGAACTCGATGACCTCTGCCTCGCCTACGACACGCCGCACGGCCGCCGCACCGTGGTCGACGGGCTGAGCCTCGCGCTGCCGCGCGGCGACATCGGCTGCCTGCTCGGCGCATCCGGCTGCGGCAAGACCACCGTGCTGCGCGCGATCGCCGGCTTCGAGCCGGTGCGGATGGGGCGCATCGTGCTGGACGGCGTGCCCGTCGCGGCGCCGTCGCTCGACGTGCCGCCCGAGCGGCGGCGCATCGGCATGATGTTCCAGGACTACGCGCTGTTCCCGCACCTGAGCGCGGCGGACAACGTCGCGTTCGGCCTGCGGCGCATGCCGAAGGCCGAACGGCGCCTGCGTGTCGCGGAGATGCTCGAACTCGTCGGCCTCGCCGATTCCGGCGGCGCGTATCCGCACGAGCTGTCGGGCGGCCAGCAGCAGCGCGTCGCACTCGCGCGTGCGCTCGCGCCGTCGCCGGAGCTACTGCTGCTCGACGAGCCGTTCTCGAATCTCGACGTCGATACCCGCGAGCGGCTCGCGTTCGAGCTGCGCGACATCCTGAAACGCACGGGCCACACCGCGATCCTCGTCACGCACAACCAGGCCGAAGCGTTCGCGATCGCCGACCGGATCGGCGTGATGAAGGACGGCCAGCTCGCGCAATGGGATACGCCGTACGCGCTGCATCACCATCCGGCCAGCCCGTTCGTCGCGGATTTCGTGCGCCGCGACGCGCTGGCCGACGAACGCGCACGCGCACTGGCGCGCGGCCGCTGA
- a CDS encoding NAD(P)-dependent oxidoreductase, producing MTQRTLNIALFGATGTIGSRIAAEAARRGHRVTALSRNPGAAADGITAKAADLFDAASIAAALPGHDVVASAYGPKQDDAAKVVAAAKALVAGTRQAGLKRLVVVGGAGSLEVAPGKQLVDSEGFPEAYKAVALAHRDAFDYLKTVGDLDWTFFAPAALIAPGERTGTFRTGVGKLIVDAQGNSKISAEDYAIAFVDALEQDGFVREIATVAY from the coding sequence ATGACGCAACGTACCTTGAATATCGCGCTGTTCGGCGCCACCGGCACGATCGGCTCGCGCATCGCCGCGGAAGCTGCACGACGCGGCCATCGCGTGACGGCACTGTCGCGCAATCCGGGTGCAGCCGCCGACGGCATTACCGCGAAGGCGGCCGACCTGTTCGACGCGGCCAGCATTGCGGCCGCACTGCCGGGCCATGATGTCGTCGCGAGCGCGTACGGTCCGAAGCAGGACGATGCGGCGAAGGTCGTCGCAGCTGCGAAGGCGCTGGTCGCCGGCACGCGCCAGGCGGGGCTGAAGCGGCTCGTCGTGGTGGGCGGCGCCGGTTCGCTCGAAGTTGCGCCGGGCAAGCAGCTCGTCGACAGCGAAGGTTTCCCGGAAGCATACAAGGCGGTCGCGCTCGCGCACCGCGACGCGTTCGACTACCTGAAGACGGTTGGCGATCTCGACTGGACGTTTTTCGCGCCGGCCGCGCTGATCGCCCCGGGCGAGCGCACGGGTACGTTCCGCACGGGCGTCGGCAAGCTGATCGTGGACGCACAAGGCAACAGCAAGATCTCGGCGGAAGACTACGCGATCGCGTTCGTCGACGCGCTCGAGCAAGACGGCTTCGTGCGCGAGATCGCGACGGTCGCGTATTGA
- a CDS encoding FUSC family protein: MRYSVEIRKFFYSQYFFGGLRIAVGVSLPAVLCLIVFHNRELGFTISTGALGACVVDMPGPLKYKHNEMLACSVIGFLAALATGLATPNIFVLWLTIVPLTFVLSLIVVYGNRWPQISFATLFMMVMTLEEKFTPLQAFINAGWILAGGLWYTYWATLVSQWQARRIEQQALAESLFACADYLLARAQFYDLDADLDECYRNLVAKQITAVETQETARDIVLRNLPKLRRGKLDPGRTTMYNLFINSVDLHELFVGAHTDYPLVRNTFGGSDLIIFYRDLIRKAAADLEEIGLAVLENRAPHSRISVKAELRAIEYEIELMRKKNFPATNAEAYAAVLATFRRIWSATRLIDRMRRNLSGHADPQQTELKIDKALTRFLQRRRMSPLLIFSNLNMRSPSFRHALRVTIAVAVGFWLGRLLPLTNAYWIVMTTIIILKPGYSLTKQRNAARIVGTLIGCAASVALIYTVKDTHLLIAIMFGSMVMSYSLLLFNYAASVVFTSSYVLLMFHLLAPGSMRIIGERAIDTVVGCMIAIAASRLFPYWEYRLMGKQVADMLTATRKYFEAVWRAGRGMSPPPVPAADGAAVVPVVAAAIETPATALDDDYRYRLARKDVHIAFANLGQAFQRMMIEPKAHQRFVPELNDLLVQTHVLGAQITAAAPLIRAACAADGSILHDDALHRGLAAVLDNLEKAEAGEPPPADQLDASKQITRDLDAMVVSAEKSDAVGAELTHDLKVLAHQCKQMLASSLLIRKDASVIRLPA; this comes from the coding sequence ATGCGCTATTCGGTCGAAATCAGAAAGTTTTTCTACAGCCAGTACTTTTTCGGCGGCCTGCGGATCGCGGTCGGCGTTTCGCTGCCGGCCGTGCTGTGCCTGATCGTGTTTCACAACCGGGAGCTCGGCTTCACGATCTCGACGGGCGCGCTCGGTGCCTGCGTCGTCGACATGCCGGGCCCGCTCAAGTACAAGCACAACGAAATGCTCGCGTGCAGCGTGATCGGTTTTCTGGCAGCGCTCGCCACCGGCCTCGCGACGCCGAACATCTTCGTGCTGTGGCTCACCATCGTGCCGCTCACCTTCGTGCTGTCGCTGATCGTCGTCTACGGCAACCGCTGGCCGCAGATCAGCTTCGCGACGCTGTTCATGATGGTGATGACGCTCGAGGAGAAGTTTACGCCGCTGCAGGCGTTCATCAACGCCGGCTGGATCCTCGCGGGCGGCCTCTGGTACACGTACTGGGCCACGCTCGTGTCGCAATGGCAGGCGCGCCGGATCGAGCAGCAGGCGCTTGCCGAGAGCCTGTTCGCGTGCGCCGACTACCTGCTCGCGCGCGCGCAGTTCTACGATCTCGATGCCGATCTCGACGAGTGCTACCGCAATCTCGTCGCCAAGCAGATCACCGCGGTCGAAACGCAGGAAACCGCGCGCGACATCGTGCTGCGCAACCTGCCGAAGCTGCGGCGCGGCAAGCTCGACCCCGGCCGCACGACGATGTACAACCTGTTCATCAACAGCGTCGACCTGCACGAGCTGTTCGTCGGCGCCCATACCGACTACCCGCTGGTGCGCAATACGTTCGGCGGCTCCGATCTGATCATTTTCTACCGCGACCTGATCCGCAAGGCGGCCGCCGATCTCGAGGAGATCGGCCTCGCGGTGCTCGAGAACCGCGCACCGCATTCGCGGATCAGCGTGAAGGCCGAGCTGCGCGCGATCGAGTACGAGATCGAGCTGATGCGCAAGAAGAACTTCCCGGCCACCAACGCGGAAGCGTACGCGGCCGTGCTGGCCACGTTCCGGCGCATCTGGAGCGCGACGCGCCTGATCGACCGGATGCGCCGCAACCTGTCGGGCCACGCCGATCCGCAGCAAACCGAACTGAAGATCGACAAGGCGCTCACGCGCTTCCTGCAGCGCCGCCGGATGTCGCCGCTCCTGATCTTCTCGAACCTGAACATGCGCTCGCCGAGCTTCCGCCACGCGCTGCGCGTGACGATCGCGGTGGCGGTCGGGTTCTGGCTCGGCCGGCTGCTGCCGCTCACGAACGCGTACTGGATCGTGATGACCACCATCATCATCCTGAAGCCCGGCTACTCGCTCACCAAGCAGCGCAACGCGGCGCGTATCGTCGGGACGCTGATCGGCTGCGCGGCGAGCGTCGCGCTGATCTACACGGTCAAGGATACGCACCTGCTGATCGCGATCATGTTCGGGTCGATGGTGATGAGCTACAGCCTGCTGCTGTTCAACTACGCGGCGAGCGTCGTGTTCACGTCGTCGTACGTGCTGCTGATGTTCCACCTGCTCGCGCCGGGCAGCATGCGGATCATCGGCGAGCGCGCGATCGACACGGTGGTCGGCTGCATGATCGCGATCGCCGCGAGCCGGCTGTTCCCGTACTGGGAATACCGGCTGATGGGCAAGCAGGTCGCCGACATGCTCACCGCCACCCGCAAGTATTTCGAGGCGGTGTGGCGCGCCGGGCGCGGCATGTCGCCGCCGCCGGTGCCGGCCGCCGACGGCGCGGCCGTCGTGCCGGTCGTCGCCGCGGCCATCGAAACCCCGGCCACGGCCCTCGACGACGACTACCGCTACCGCCTCGCGCGCAAGGACGTACACATCGCGTTCGCGAATCTCGGGCAAGCGTTCCAGCGGATGATGATCGAGCCGAAGGCGCACCAGCGCTTCGTGCCCGAACTGAACGACCTGCTCGTGCAGACGCACGTGCTCGGCGCGCAGATCACGGCCGCCGCGCCGCTGATCCGTGCGGCCTGCGCGGCCGACGGCAGCATCCTCCACGACGACGCGCTGCATCGCGGCCTCGCCGCTGTGCTCGACAATCTCGAGAAGGCCGAAGCAGGCGAGCCGCCGCCCGCCGACCAGCTCGACGCGTCGAAGCAGATCACGCGCGACCTCGACGCGATGGTCGTGTCCGCGGAGAAATCCGATGCGGTGGGTGCCGAGCTCACGCACGACCTGAAGGTACTCGCGCACCAGTGCAAGCAGATGCTGGCTTCGTCGCTGCTGATCCGCAAGGATGCGAGCGTGATCCGCCTGCCCGCCTGA
- a CDS encoding Rrf2 family transcriptional regulator: MNTSSRFAFAVHVLALLSMQEGVPLSSDIIAGSVNTNPALIRRLLSMLAAAGLTTSQLGAGGGALLAREPGAITLLDVYRAVDDAQLFALHREAPNPACLVGRHIQGALIGYIGDAQRAMEASLATRTLADVTADVLDLEQRTQQAARAGG; encoded by the coding sequence ATGAATACCAGCAGCCGGTTCGCGTTTGCCGTCCACGTGCTTGCCTTGCTGTCGATGCAGGAAGGCGTGCCGCTGTCGTCCGACATCATCGCGGGCAGCGTGAACACGAATCCGGCGCTGATCCGCCGCTTGCTGTCGATGCTGGCGGCCGCAGGGCTGACCACGTCGCAACTGGGCGCGGGCGGCGGTGCGCTGCTGGCGCGTGAGCCTGGCGCGATCACGCTGCTCGACGTGTATCGCGCGGTCGACGATGCGCAACTGTTCGCGCTGCACCGTGAGGCGCCGAATCCCGCGTGTCTCGTCGGGCGGCACATCCAGGGCGCGCTGATCGGCTACATCGGCGACGCACAGCGGGCGATGGAAGCATCGCTGGCTACGCGCACGCTGGCCGACGTCACGGCCGACGTGCTGGATCTGGAGCAGCGCACGCAGCAGGCGGCACGCGCCGGCGGGTGA
- a CDS encoding amino acid permease, with protein sequence MKNLQRHLSARHIRFLALGSAIGTGLFYGSASAIQLAGPAVILAYILGGAAVYMVMRALGEMAVRDPVAGSFGHYATENLGPFAGFVTGWTYTLEMVIVAIADITAFGIYMGFWFPDVPQWIWVLGVVAIICGLNLCHVKVFGELEFWLSIIKVGAIIAMIGGGVAILLTGMHFGHSADVPTFANLWNHGGFLPNGVGGLIASLSVVIFAYGGIEVIGMSAGEAKDPERVIPRAINAVPARILLFYVLTMVVLMSISPWTGVGNDGSPFVQIFSALGVKSAATILNLVVISAAISAINSDIFGAGRMMFGMARQGQAPAVLMTTSRHGVPWVTVLVMAVALLVGVLLNYLMPKDVFLMVAAIATFATVWVWLMILLSQVAMRRRLSSAEVAALKFKVPLWPVAPALTIAFMGFVIVMLGWFEDTRVALYVGAAWLALLAAVFYARIRPKFAPASR encoded by the coding sequence ATGAAAAACTTGCAGCGCCACCTGAGCGCGCGGCACATACGCTTCCTCGCGCTGGGGTCGGCGATCGGCACGGGCCTGTTCTACGGTTCGGCGTCCGCGATCCAGCTCGCGGGCCCGGCCGTGATCCTGGCGTACATCCTGGGCGGCGCGGCCGTCTACATGGTGATGCGCGCGCTCGGCGAGATGGCCGTGCGCGACCCCGTCGCAGGCTCGTTCGGCCACTATGCGACCGAGAACCTCGGCCCGTTCGCCGGATTCGTCACCGGCTGGACCTACACGCTCGAAATGGTGATCGTCGCGATCGCCGACATCACCGCGTTCGGCATCTACATGGGTTTCTGGTTTCCGGATGTCCCGCAATGGATCTGGGTGCTCGGCGTGGTCGCGATCATCTGCGGGCTGAACCTGTGCCACGTGAAGGTGTTCGGCGAGCTCGAGTTCTGGCTGTCGATCATCAAGGTCGGCGCGATCATTGCGATGATCGGCGGCGGCGTCGCGATCCTGCTGACCGGCATGCACTTCGGCCACTCGGCCGACGTGCCGACGTTCGCGAACCTGTGGAACCATGGCGGCTTCCTGCCGAACGGCGTCGGCGGGCTGATCGCATCGCTGTCGGTCGTGATCTTCGCGTACGGCGGGATCGAGGTGATCGGCATGAGCGCCGGCGAGGCGAAGGATCCGGAGCGCGTGATTCCGCGCGCGATCAATGCGGTGCCCGCGCGCATCCTGCTGTTCTACGTGCTGACGATGGTCGTGCTGATGTCGATCAGCCCGTGGACGGGTGTCGGCAACGACGGCAGCCCGTTCGTGCAGATCTTCTCGGCGCTCGGCGTGAAGTCGGCGGCAACGATCCTCAACCTGGTCGTGATCAGCGCGGCGATCTCCGCGATCAACAGCGACATCTTCGGCGCGGGCCGGATGATGTTCGGGATGGCGCGCCAAGGCCAGGCGCCGGCCGTGCTGATGACGACGTCGCGGCACGGTGTGCCGTGGGTCACGGTGCTCGTGATGGCGGTCGCGCTGCTCGTCGGCGTGCTGCTCAACTACCTGATGCCGAAGGACGTGTTCCTGATGGTCGCGGCGATCGCGACGTTCGCCACCGTGTGGGTGTGGCTGATGATCCTGCTGTCGCAGGTCGCGATGCGCCGCCGGCTGTCGAGCGCCGAAGTCGCGGCGCTGAAGTTCAAGGTGCCGTTGTGGCCGGTCGCGCCGGCGCTGACGATCGCGTTCATGGGCTTCGTGATCGTGATGCTCGGCTGGTTCGAGGACACGCGCGTCGCGCTGTATGTCGGCGCGGCCTGGCTCGCGCTGCTCGCGGCCGTGTTCTACGCACGGATCCGCCCGAAGTTCGCGCCTGCGTCACGTTGA
- a CDS encoding ABC transporter permease, with protein sequence MTTDATLAGARRPRVLPRAGSLWLLAALAIAAAVAAPLAVLVAAAFDADLAHWRHLAEFVLPQALVNTLLLLAGVGAIVSIVGTGCAWLVTAYDFPGRRMLTWALLLPLAVPTYIVAFAYLDLLHPIGPVQGAVRWLLGFDSPRQFRLPDLRSLPGAIFVLGFVLYPYVYLSTRAMFVTQSASLLEAARTLGAGRVATFWRVVVPLARPAIAVGMSLALLETLNDIGASEFLGVQTLTVSVYTTWITRSDLAGAAQIALAMLAIVVGMIVLERYGRRRQRYAHGRRMRPIAPRRLTGTAAFGAAVLGWLPVLLGFGAPAAYLAVETAKRLHLVGGVSAQLMTGLANTLTIATAATLATLACGLVVAWAARAQRDSARAGPARVCARIASLGYAVPGTVLAIGLLIPFAAADRLFGAALGRDGLLLMGSTAALVIAYTVRFLAIPAGSIEAGLARIPPSLEQAARSLGETAGGTLRRVHLPLLRPALTTSALLVFVDAMKELPATLLLRPLNFDTLATWLYAEAARGTYEEGAVAALAIVLAGLVPVILLARTRHKIGA encoded by the coding sequence TTGACAACTGACGCGACCCTCGCCGGCGCGCGCCGGCCGCGCGTGCTGCCGCGCGCGGGCAGTCTGTGGCTGCTCGCGGCGCTGGCGATCGCCGCGGCGGTCGCGGCGCCGCTCGCGGTGCTCGTGGCCGCCGCGTTCGACGCCGATCTCGCGCACTGGCGCCATCTCGCCGAATTCGTGCTGCCGCAGGCGCTCGTCAATACGCTGCTGCTGCTCGCGGGCGTCGGCGCGATCGTGTCGATCGTCGGCACGGGCTGCGCGTGGCTCGTCACCGCGTACGACTTTCCCGGGCGCCGGATGCTGACGTGGGCGCTGCTGCTGCCGCTCGCGGTCCCCACCTATATCGTCGCGTTCGCCTATCTCGACCTGCTGCACCCGATCGGCCCCGTGCAGGGCGCGGTCCGCTGGCTGCTCGGCTTCGACAGCCCGCGCCAGTTCCGCCTGCCCGACCTGCGCTCGCTGCCCGGCGCGATCTTCGTGCTCGGCTTCGTGCTGTATCCGTATGTTTACCTGAGCACGCGCGCGATGTTCGTCACGCAGTCCGCAAGCCTGCTCGAAGCCGCCCGCACGCTCGGCGCGGGACGCGTCGCCACGTTCTGGCGCGTCGTCGTGCCGCTCGCGCGGCCCGCGATCGCGGTGGGCATGAGCCTCGCGCTGCTCGAAACGCTGAACGATATCGGCGCGTCGGAATTCCTCGGCGTGCAAACGCTGACCGTGTCCGTCTACACGACGTGGATCACGCGCTCCGATCTCGCGGGCGCCGCGCAAATCGCACTCGCGATGCTCGCGATCGTCGTCGGCATGATCGTGCTCGAACGCTACGGGCGGCGGCGCCAGCGCTACGCGCATGGCCGGCGCATGCGGCCGATCGCGCCGCGCCGACTGACGGGCACGGCCGCATTCGGCGCCGCCGTGCTCGGCTGGCTGCCCGTGCTGCTCGGCTTCGGCGCACCGGCCGCGTACCTCGCGGTCGAGACGGCCAAGCGGCTGCATCTGGTCGGCGGCGTATCCGCACAACTGATGACGGGGCTCGCGAACACGCTGACGATCGCCACCGCCGCCACCCTCGCGACGCTCGCGTGCGGACTCGTCGTCGCATGGGCCGCGCGCGCGCAACGCGACAGCGCTCGCGCGGGGCCGGCCCGCGTATGCGCGAGAATCGCGAGCCTCGGCTATGCGGTGCCCGGCACCGTGCTCGCGATCGGCCTGCTGATCCCGTTCGCGGCGGCCGACCGGCTGTTCGGCGCGGCGCTCGGCCGCGACGGGCTGCTGCTGATGGGTTCGACCGCCGCGCTCGTGATCGCCTATACCGTGCGCTTTCTCGCGATCCCGGCCGGCAGCATCGAGGCCGGCCTCGCGCGCATTCCGCCGTCGCTGGAACAGGCGGCCCGCTCGCTCGGCGAAACGGCCGGCGGCACGCTGCGCCGCGTGCACCTGCCGCTGCTGCGGCCCGCGCTCACGACGAGCGCGCTGCTGGTGTTCGTCGACGCGATGAAGGAATTGCCGGCGACGCTGTTGCTGCGCCCGCTGAACTTCGACACGCTCGCGACCTGGCTGTATGCGGAAGCCGCGCGCGGCACCTACGAGGAAGGCGCGGTCGCCGCGCTCGCGATCGTGCTGGCCGGGCTCGTGCCCGTGATCCTGCTCGCCCGCACCCGCCACAAGATCGGAGCCTGA
- a CDS encoding Fe(3+) ABC transporter substrate-binding protein: MSNPRTRLLPLAGALALAAAAFAPLAHAAEEVSLYTTREPKLIQPLIDAFTKQSGVKVNTVFVKDGLLERVKAEGAQSPADVLMTVDVGNLLDLVDGGLTQPVRSKALDDAIPVNLRGANGDWYALSLRDRVLYVEKDLKVDAFRYEDLADPKWKGKVCIRSGQHPYNTALVAAMIAHDGEAATEKWLRGVKANLARKATGGDRDVARDILGGICDVGLANAYYVGHMKNAEAGSDARKWGDAIKVVRPTFANAKSGGTHVNISGATVAKHAPHKANAVKLLEYLVSPEAQALYAQANYEYPVRANVKLDPVIASFGMLTIDPLPLADIAKHRKQASQLVDKVGFDN; encoded by the coding sequence ATGTCGAATCCGCGCACCCGCCTGCTGCCGCTTGCCGGCGCCCTCGCCCTTGCCGCCGCCGCATTCGCGCCGCTGGCCCACGCGGCCGAGGAAGTGAGCCTGTACACCACCCGCGAACCGAAGCTGATCCAGCCGCTCATCGACGCGTTCACGAAGCAGAGCGGCGTCAAGGTCAACACGGTGTTCGTGAAGGACGGCCTGCTCGAGCGCGTGAAGGCGGAAGGCGCGCAGTCGCCGGCCGACGTGCTGATGACGGTCGACGTCGGCAACCTGCTCGATCTCGTCGACGGCGGGCTCACGCAGCCGGTGCGCTCGAAGGCGCTCGACGACGCGATTCCCGTGAACCTGCGCGGCGCGAACGGCGACTGGTACGCGCTGTCGCTGCGCGACCGCGTGCTGTACGTCGAGAAGGACCTGAAGGTCGATGCGTTCCGCTACGAGGATCTCGCCGATCCGAAATGGAAGGGCAAGGTCTGCATCCGCTCGGGCCAGCACCCGTACAACACGGCGCTCGTCGCGGCGATGATCGCGCACGATGGCGAAGCGGCAACCGAGAAGTGGCTGCGCGGCGTGAAGGCGAACCTCGCGCGCAAGGCGACGGGCGGCGACCGCGACGTCGCGCGCGACATCCTCGGCGGCATCTGCGACGTCGGCCTCGCGAACGCGTACTACGTCGGTCACATGAAGAACGCGGAGGCCGGCAGCGACGCGCGCAAATGGGGCGACGCGATCAAGGTCGTGCGGCCGACGTTCGCGAACGCGAAGAGCGGCGGCACGCACGTGAACATCAGCGGCGCGACGGTCGCGAAGCACGCGCCGCACAAGGCCAACGCGGTGAAACTGCTCGAATACCTCGTGTCGCCGGAAGCGCAGGCGCTGTATGCGCAGGCGAACTACGAATACCCGGTGCGCGCGAACGTGAAGCTCGACCCGGTGATCGCCAGCTTCGGCATGCTGACGATCGACCCGCTGCCGCTGGCGGACATCGCGAAGCATCGCAAGCAGGCGAGCCAGCTGGTCGACAAGGTCGGTTTTGACAACTGA
- a CDS encoding Lrp/AsnC family transcriptional regulator: MDAIDRKLLELLQADATLPIAELAQRVNLSQTPCWKRVQRLKETGAIRAQVALCDPRKLGVGTTVFVAIRTNQHTEEWAQRFTQAVRDMPEVVEVYRMSGETDYLLRVVVAGIDDYDRVYKQLIRAVPLFDVSSSFAMEQIKYSTALPVRDLAEPA; the protein is encoded by the coding sequence ATGGACGCCATCGATCGCAAGCTGCTGGAGCTGTTGCAGGCGGATGCCACGCTGCCGATCGCGGAACTGGCGCAGCGCGTGAACCTGTCGCAGACGCCGTGCTGGAAGCGCGTGCAGCGGCTCAAGGAAACCGGCGCGATTCGCGCGCAGGTTGCGCTGTGCGATCCGCGCAAGCTCGGGGTCGGCACGACCGTGTTCGTCGCGATCCGCACCAACCAGCACACGGAGGAATGGGCGCAGCGTTTCACGCAGGCCGTGCGCGACATGCCGGAAGTGGTCGAGGTCTACCGGATGAGCGGCGAGACCGATTACCTGCTGCGCGTCGTGGTGGCCGGCATCGACGATTACGACCGCGTCTACAAACAGTTGATTCGTGCGGTGCCGCTGTTCGACGTCAGTTCGTCGTTCGCAATGGAGCAGATCAAGTATTCGACCGCGCTGCCCGTGCGCGACCTTGCCGAGCCGGCCTGA